In Nitrospirota bacterium, one genomic interval encodes:
- a CDS encoding Ni/Fe hydrogenase subunit alpha, protein MKKISIDPVTRLEGHGRIEIFLDDEGEVANAYFIVPELRGFEQFCIGRAAEDMPNITNRICGICPEAHHIASTKALDALYRVEPPPAARKIRELLYSAFFVADHTTHFYALGGPDLIVGPDAPPAERNLLGVLRKIGSEKGKEVIECRRRNHHVIQTIGGRAIHPCSGLPGGWSKPVTEEERREIETAAERNVAFALYSLDLFSRILQGDTAFRESVFSDTYLHRTYYMGTVDDEDRVNFYDGMLRIVDPDGREFARFHPRDYRQHIAEHVESWTYLKFPYLKKVGWKGFADGSESGVYCATPLSRLNAAEGMATPYAQEAFEYFFETFGSRKVDGRYRPVHNRLATHWARLIELLYAAERMLELSRDPEITDPHIRTIPREKPSEGVGSVEAPRGTLLHHYRTDERGVLTRVNLIVGTTHNHAPIALSIKKAAQTLIRKKSIIEEGLLNRIEMAFRLYDPCFACATHSLPGTMPLSVIIRDAQGTVLREMAQYLR, encoded by the coding sequence GTGAAGAAGATCAGCATCGACCCCGTCACCAGGCTCGAGGGACACGGCAGGATCGAGATATTCCTCGACGATGAGGGGGAGGTGGCGAACGCCTACTTCATTGTTCCCGAGCTGAGGGGCTTCGAGCAGTTCTGCATCGGCCGCGCTGCCGAGGACATGCCGAATATCACCAACCGCATCTGCGGTATCTGCCCCGAGGCGCACCATATCGCCTCGACGAAAGCGCTCGACGCGCTCTATCGGGTCGAACCGCCTCCGGCTGCGCGGAAGATCAGGGAGCTCCTCTACAGCGCCTTCTTCGTTGCGGACCACACCACCCATTTCTACGCCCTCGGCGGCCCCGATCTCATCGTGGGGCCCGATGCGCCGCCGGCAGAGAGGAACCTCCTCGGCGTGCTGCGGAAGATCGGGAGCGAAAAGGGAAAGGAGGTCATCGAGTGCCGGCGCAGAAATCACCACGTCATCCAGACGATAGGGGGAAGGGCGATACACCCCTGCAGCGGGCTGCCGGGGGGATGGAGCAAACCGGTCACCGAAGAGGAGCGCAGGGAGATCGAAACAGCGGCAGAGCGGAATGTCGCCTTCGCGCTCTACAGCCTCGACCTCTTCAGCCGGATACTACAGGGCGACACCGCCTTCCGCGAAAGCGTCTTCTCGGACACCTACCTGCACCGCACGTATTATATGGGGACGGTCGACGACGAGGACCGGGTGAACTTCTATGACGGGATGCTCCGCATCGTCGATCCCGACGGCAGGGAGTTCGCGCGCTTCCATCCGCGTGACTACCGCCAGCACATCGCCGAGCATGTCGAATCCTGGACCTACCTGAAATTCCCCTACCTGAAGAAGGTCGGCTGGAAGGGCTTTGCCGACGGCAGCGAGAGCGGCGTCTATTGTGCGACGCCGCTCAGCCGGCTCAATGCAGCGGAGGGCATGGCGACGCCGTACGCGCAGGAGGCGTTCGAGTACTTCTTCGAGACCTTCGGGTCGAGGAAGGTCGACGGCCGCTACCGGCCGGTCCACAACCGCCTCGCCACCCACTGGGCGAGGCTGATCGAGCTGCTCTATGCAGCGGAGCGTATGCTCGAGCTGAGCCGCGATCCGGAGATCACCGACCCGCACATTCGCACCATCCCCAGGGAGAAGCCTTCGGAAGGGGTCGGCTCTGTCGAGGCGCCGAGGGGCACCCTGCTGCACCACTACCGGACCGATGAGCGGGGCGTGCTGACCAGGGTGAACCTCATCGTCGGCACGACCCATAACCATGCGCCGATCGCCTTATCCATCAAGAAGGCCGCTCAAACGCTGATACGGAAAAAGAGCATCATCGAGGAGGGGCTCCTCAACAGGATAGAGATGGCCTTCAGGCTCTACGACCCCTGCTTTGCCTGCGCAACGCACTCCCTTCCCGGCACGATGCCCCTGAGCGTGATAATCCGTGATGCGCAGGGTACCGTGCTCAGGGAGATGGCGCAATACCTGCGATAA
- the hybB gene encoding Ni/Fe-hydrogenase cytochrome b subunit, whose product MGEFRPLGGKIVTRPFLVLAAVALFAGVLLVKRFVYGIGAVSNMSDGYPWGIWITYDVVVGTAFACGGYALAMLVYVLNKKTYYPLIRSAILASMFGYTLAGVSIFFDVGRYWQAYNLILPWYSQLSSVMFEVALCVTTYIMVLWIEFAPSFLERWNKERMLKVLRKVLFLFIAVGVLLPTMHQSSLGLLVYIAGQKVSPLWQTGFLPLLFLITSITMGYAIVVFESILSSVGFRRPLETGLLAKLSAIIPKLLALYLVIRFGDLIGRGELGLVFRGDMKSIMFIVENLLYLIPTVILFSPANRERPRMLFIGAVLMLLAGAVYRFNTFLVGFDPGPGWHYFPSFSETMITVGLIAVEIMGYLLFVKTLPVLPSLKHA is encoded by the coding sequence ATGGGAGAGTTTAGACCGCTCGGCGGAAAAATCGTCACCAGGCCTTTTCTCGTGCTTGCGGCCGTTGCGCTCTTTGCAGGCGTCCTGCTCGTCAAGCGTTTCGTCTACGGCATCGGCGCGGTGTCCAACATGAGCGACGGGTACCCCTGGGGCATCTGGATCACCTATGATGTGGTCGTGGGCACTGCCTTTGCCTGCGGCGGGTATGCGCTGGCGATGCTGGTATATGTGCTCAATAAAAAGACCTATTATCCCCTCATCCGCTCCGCGATCCTCGCGAGCATGTTCGGCTACACGCTTGCCGGCGTATCGATATTCTTCGACGTGGGCCGCTACTGGCAGGCGTACAATCTGATCCTTCCCTGGTATTCCCAGCTGAGCTCCGTCATGTTCGAGGTGGCCTTGTGCGTTACGACGTACATCATGGTGCTCTGGATAGAGTTCGCCCCCTCCTTTCTGGAGAGATGGAACAAGGAGAGGATGCTCAAAGTGCTCAGGAAGGTGCTCTTCCTGTTCATCGCGGTGGGCGTGCTCCTGCCCACCATGCACCAGTCGTCGCTGGGGCTGCTGGTCTATATCGCCGGGCAGAAGGTCTCCCCGCTCTGGCAGACAGGATTCCTGCCGCTGCTCTTCCTGATCACTTCGATTACCATGGGGTATGCGATCGTCGTCTTCGAATCGATCCTCTCTTCCGTCGGATTCAGAAGGCCCCTGGAGACCGGCCTCCTTGCCAAGCTCAGCGCGATTATCCCCAAGCTCCTTGCGCTCTACCTCGTGATACGGTTCGGCGACCTCATCGGAAGAGGCGAGCTCGGCCTTGTCTTCAGGGGAGATATGAAGAGCATCATGTTCATTGTCGAAAACCTGCTCTACCTGATACCCACGGTTATTCTCTTCAGCCCGGCAAACAGGGAGAGGCCGCGCATGCTCTTTATCGGCGCCGTCCTCATGCTGCTGGCGGGTGCGGTATACCGCTTCAACACATTCCTGGTGGGATTCGATCCCGGTCCCGGATGGCACTACTTCCCGTCCTTTTCGGAAACAATGATAACAGTCGGTTTGATCGCGGTGGAGATCATGGGCTACCTGCTCTTTGTCAAGACCCTTCCCGTGCTGCCGAGCCTGAAGCATGCATAA
- a CDS encoding MgtC/SapB family protein, which yields MISETEIVFRLLLGTVIGGIIGFERQIHGRPAGFRTQLLVCVACVLLMIVSEYNITLDGFDPAYVRADPGRIAAGAITGVGFLGAGVILKTGFTVQGLTTAACIWIVSAIGLAIGRGLYLASIVAFIITLITLMVLRIVERKMPKQTFRFVTVSAEADVDEDSLTSVIERSGAIVQNVDYEHCREGGETTFRFTVAFYRKTSLKRLLDALSALTFVRSVCIKS from the coding sequence ATGATTTCAGAGACCGAAATAGTCTTCCGCCTTCTGCTCGGCACCGTCATCGGCGGTATCATCGGGTTCGAGCGCCAGATACACGGCCGGCCTGCCGGGTTCAGGACGCAGCTGCTCGTCTGTGTCGCCTGCGTGCTCCTCATGATCGTCTCCGAGTACAATATCACGCTGGACGGTTTCGACCCCGCCTATGTCCGGGCCGATCCCGGCAGGATCGCGGCAGGCGCGATCACCGGCGTCGGCTTTCTCGGGGCGGGCGTCATCCTGAAGACGGGCTTCACGGTACAGGGGCTGACGACCGCTGCCTGCATCTGGATCGTCTCGGCGATCGGGCTCGCCATCGGCAGGGGTCTCTACCTGGCGAGCATTGTCGCCTTCATCATAACCCTTATCACCCTCATGGTGCTGAGAATCGTCGAACGGAAGATGCCGAAGCAGACCTTCCGCTTCGTCACCGTCAGCGCCGAGGCGGATGTCGATGAGGATTCCCTCACCTCGGTCATCGAGCGCTCCGGGGCGATAGTCCAGAATGTCGATTACGAGCACTGCAGGGAGGGTGGGGAGACGACCTTCCGTTTCACCGTCGCCTTCTACCGGAAGACCTCGCTCAAAAGACTTCTCGACGCGCTCTCGGCGCTCACCTTCGTCAGGAGTGTCTGCATCAAGAGCTGA
- a CDS encoding hydrogenase maturation protease: MKKTLIIGLGNPILRDDGVGIAVVRELKEQLPASDDLIIMELSVGGLRLMEAMVGYDRIILVDAVCTPDGQAGAVRCLALDDISMPLHTASAHDTTLKSALDAGRRMGLELPDDISIVAIEAADVTHFGTAMTRAVRDAVPLAVHSIIEMLGGKNLP; the protein is encoded by the coding sequence ATGAAGAAGACCCTGATCATCGGCCTCGGCAACCCGATTCTCCGTGACGACGGCGTCGGCATTGCGGTGGTGCGGGAGCTCAAAGAGCAGCTTCCTGCCAGCGACGACCTCATTATTATGGAGCTCTCGGTAGGCGGCCTGCGGCTGATGGAGGCGATGGTCGGCTATGACCGCATTATCCTTGTCGATGCGGTCTGCACGCCGGACGGACAAGCCGGTGCTGTCCGCTGTCTTGCGCTGGACGACATCTCCATGCCGCTCCACACTGCCTCGGCTCACGACACCACGCTCAAAAGCGCTCTCGATGCCGGCAGGCGCATGGGGCTCGAGCTGCCGGATGACATCTCAATAGTCGCCATAGAGGCTGCCGATGTGACGCACTTCGGGACGGCGATGACAAGGGCGGTACGCGATGCGGTCCCCCTTGCTGTGCATTCCATAATAGAGATGCTGGGCGGCAAAAATTTACCTTGA
- a CDS encoding hydrogenase small subunit: MKEHESDDVRKKLGGISRRDFLKYCTVMAAGMGLPLGMGAKIAEAITSPKRPPVIWLSFQECTGCVESLLRSTHPTLEHLLLDLISLDYSETLSVAAGHQVEAAKQKSIQENRGKFILVVDGSIPTKDGGIYCKIAGKTALDILKETAPHAAAIVAMGSCASWGGIPTAGPNPTGAKSVPEIIKDKPVVTIPGCPPNPYNLLSTVLHFLALKKLPELDDHGRPKFAYSRLIHENCERRPHFDAGRFAVQYGDDNHRKGYCLYKLGCKGPETFNNCSTLQFGDTGGGTWPVGAGHPCFGCSEKGVGFNTPLHTVAKLHRVTPPATYPRIHEEKGGGITIAGAAVVAGVAGAAIGAGATLAKRLGDHDGDAAGQAKKSTKKEE, encoded by the coding sequence ATGAAAGAGCACGAATCCGATGATGTCAGGAAAAAGCTCGGAGGCATATCGCGAAGAGATTTCCTGAAATATTGTACTGTTATGGCGGCTGGCATGGGGCTTCCGCTGGGCATGGGCGCAAAGATCGCTGAAGCGATAACCAGCCCGAAGCGCCCCCCGGTCATCTGGCTCTCGTTCCAGGAATGCACCGGCTGTGTCGAGTCGCTGCTCAGGTCGACCCATCCCACCCTGGAGCATCTCCTCCTCGATCTCATCTCCCTCGACTATTCGGAAACGCTCAGTGTTGCAGCAGGCCATCAGGTAGAGGCTGCCAAGCAGAAATCCATCCAGGAGAACAGGGGAAAGTTCATTCTCGTCGTCGACGGCTCCATCCCGACGAAAGACGGGGGCATCTACTGCAAGATCGCGGGCAAGACCGCCCTCGATATCCTCAAGGAGACCGCTCCCCATGCTGCGGCGATCGTCGCCATGGGCTCCTGCGCCTCGTGGGGCGGCATTCCCACGGCAGGCCCGAACCCTACCGGCGCAAAGAGCGTTCCCGAGATCATCAAGGATAAGCCGGTCGTGACGATCCCCGGCTGCCCTCCGAATCCCTACAACCTCCTCTCGACCGTGCTCCACTTCCTGGCCCTCAAGAAGCTCCCCGAGCTGGATGACCACGGGAGGCCGAAGTTCGCCTACAGCCGCCTGATCCACGAGAACTGCGAGCGGCGCCCTCACTTCGATGCAGGGCGGTTCGCCGTTCAGTACGGCGATGATAACCATAGAAAAGGCTACTGTCTCTACAAATTGGGCTGCAAAGGGCCCGAGACCTTCAACAACTGCTCTACCCTCCAGTTCGGCGACACCGGCGGCGGCACCTGGCCGGTCGGCGCCGGGCATCCCTGCTTCGGCTGCAGCGAAAAAGGGGTCGGCTTCAACACCCCGCTCCATACCGTCGCCAAGCTCCATCGCGTCACGCCGCCGGCGACCTATCCGCGCATCCACGAAGAGAAGGGAGGCGGCATCACCATCGCCGGCGCCGCCGTTGTCGCGGGGGTGGCCGGCGCTGCCATCGGCGCGGGCGCGACACTCGCCAAGAGGCTCGGCGATCATGACGGCGATGCAGCTGGGCAGGCGAAGAAATCCACCAAGAAAGAGGAGTAG
- a CDS encoding nickel-dependent hydrogenase large subunit encodes MSKRITIDPVTRIEGHLRIDCEIDGGQVKNAWSSGQMWRGIELILKGRDPREAWLFTQRICGVCTTVHAIASVRAVENALKMEIPLNAQYIRNLIIAAHAIHDHIVHFYHLSALDWVDIVSALKADPRKTAQTAQSVSTWHQNSAQHFKEVQERLKTFVGTGQLGIFTNGYWGHPAMKLSPEVNLLAAAHYLQALEYQRKANMIVSILGGKTPHIQNLAVGGVANPINPDSPSTLNMERLYYIKTLIDELGDFVNEVYFVDVCAVGAFYADWTRYGAGVTNYLSVPDFPMDTRGTLFEHPGGSIEAGNIGSFKPIRSFQDELFRAGVKESVKHSWYEGAWSRHPWEEETVPQYTDFQDNGKYSWVKSPTFNGKPAQVGPLANVLCMYAAGHAPTKKYADKALATVSSLAGAKVPLAALHSTIGRHAARAVRCAVMYETLQKQWQALMDNVAKGDTATFNRPEFPRGEVKGFGFHEAPRGVLSHWVVIDKGKIKNYQAVVPSTWNAGPRNGNDQLGPYEASLIGNPVADPEKPLEVLRTVHSFDPCLACAIHVVDTDKKEIVKVRAF; translated from the coding sequence ATGTCAAAACGAATCACGATTGATCCGGTTACAAGAATCGAAGGACATTTGAGAATAGACTGCGAGATCGACGGCGGCCAGGTAAAGAACGCCTGGTCGTCGGGCCAGATGTGGCGCGGCATCGAGCTGATCCTCAAGGGGCGCGACCCGCGCGAGGCGTGGCTCTTCACACAGCGGATCTGCGGCGTCTGCACCACCGTGCATGCCATCGCTTCGGTGCGGGCCGTCGAGAACGCCTTGAAGATGGAGATCCCCCTGAATGCGCAATACATACGAAACCTCATCATCGCCGCCCATGCCATTCATGACCACATCGTCCACTTCTACCACCTTTCCGCACTCGACTGGGTGGATATCGTCTCGGCCCTGAAGGCAGACCCCAGGAAGACCGCGCAGACCGCCCAGAGCGTCTCGACCTGGCACCAGAACAGCGCGCAGCACTTCAAGGAAGTGCAGGAGAGGCTGAAGACCTTCGTCGGCACCGGGCAGCTCGGCATCTTTACGAACGGCTACTGGGGCCACCCGGCGATGAAGCTCTCGCCCGAGGTGAACCTCCTCGCCGCGGCCCACTACCTGCAGGCGCTCGAGTACCAGCGCAAGGCGAACATGATCGTCTCGATCCTCGGCGGCAAGACCCCGCATATCCAGAACCTCGCGGTCGGAGGCGTTGCGAATCCCATCAACCCCGACAGCCCCTCGACGCTGAACATGGAGCGGCTCTACTACATCAAGACCCTCATCGACGAGCTCGGCGACTTCGTCAACGAAGTCTATTTCGTCGATGTCTGCGCTGTCGGCGCCTTCTATGCCGACTGGACCAGGTACGGCGCAGGGGTGACCAACTATCTCTCTGTCCCCGACTTCCCGATGGATACCAGGGGCACCCTCTTCGAGCACCCCGGCGGCTCTATCGAGGCCGGCAATATCGGCAGCTTCAAGCCGATCAGGAGCTTCCAGGACGAGCTCTTCAGGGCCGGCGTCAAAGAGAGCGTCAAGCACTCCTGGTACGAAGGCGCCTGGAGCCGCCATCCGTGGGAGGAGGAGACCGTTCCGCAGTACACCGATTTCCAGGACAACGGGAAATACTCCTGGGTGAAGTCGCCGACCTTCAACGGCAAGCCCGCCCAGGTCGGCCCCCTCGCGAATGTCCTCTGCATGTACGCGGCCGGCCATGCGCCGACGAAGAAGTATGCCGATAAAGCCCTCGCCACGGTGAGCAGCCTTGCAGGCGCGAAGGTCCCCCTCGCTGCGCTCCACTCTACCATCGGCCGCCACGCCGCCCGGGCAGTGCGCTGCGCAGTCATGTACGAGACCCTCCAGAAGCAGTGGCAGGCGCTCATGGACAATGTTGCGAAAGGCGATACGGCCACCTTCAACCGCCCCGAGTTCCCGAGGGGCGAGGTCAAGGGCTTCGGGTTCCACGAGGCGCCGCGCGGCGTGCTCTCGCACTGGGTCGTTATCGACAAGGGCAAGATCAAGAACTACCAGGCTGTCGTGCCCTCGACCTGGAACGCGGGGCCGCGGAACGGCAACGACCAGCTCGGCCCCTACGAGGCGTCGCTCATCGGCAATCCCGTCGCAGACCCCGAAAAGCCGCTCGAGGTGCTGAGGACCGTCCATTCCTTCGATCCCTGCCTCGCCTGCGCGATCCATGTGGTCGATACGGACAAGAAGGAGATCGTGAAGGTAAGGGCGTTTTAG
- a CDS encoding HyaD/HybD family hydrogenase maturation endopeptidase: MNILVMGIGNLLLSDEGAGVRVVEEFQDRYRVPEGVEVIDGGTMGIELLHYIQNRDAVIIVDVVRTGNPPGTIIRLEGADVPALFNSKISPHQLGLSDLLAAAQLTDSMPRRIVLLGIEPKSMDTGLELSDEVRAGVPRLAALIVEELASLGLAATPEASASPRKTIP; encoded by the coding sequence ATGAACATTCTCGTCATGGGCATAGGCAATCTTCTCTTGAGCGATGAGGGCGCGGGCGTCCGCGTCGTCGAGGAGTTCCAGGACCGCTATCGCGTGCCCGAAGGCGTCGAAGTGATCGACGGCGGCACCATGGGCATCGAGCTGCTCCATTACATCCAGAACAGGGACGCCGTCATCATTGTCGATGTGGTGAGGACAGGAAATCCGCCCGGCACGATCATTCGCCTGGAAGGGGCTGACGTTCCCGCTCTCTTCAACAGCAAGATATCTCCGCACCAGCTCGGGCTCTCCGATCTCCTCGCCGCCGCCCAGTTGACCGATTCGATGCCCCGGCGCATCGTGCTCCTCGGTATCGAGCCCAAGAGCATGGATACGGGGCTCGAGCTGTCCGATGAGGTGAGGGCGGGCGTCCCCCGGCTGGCCGCTCTGATCGTGGAGGAGCTCGCCTCGCTCGGGCTTGCTGCAACGCCGGAGGCATCCGCCAGCCCGAGGAAGACCATCCCTTAG
- a CDS encoding efflux RND transporter periplasmic adaptor subunit produces the protein MMKKSIMAGVVVAVLASVAFALLGGRENGVKFRTEEVTRGVLSASVTATGTVNAVTTVLVGTQVSGTVKSLYVDFNSPVRQGQMIAQIDPATFEAQVAQARANLLSARANLDKAEAARADAKRTAERNKELFARNFIARSEVDTAETNYETARAQVSAAKAQVAQAEAALRMAEINLRYTRILSPVDGTVVSRSVDVGQTVAASFQTPTLFTIAKDLTKMQINSNVAEADIGRVAVGQPVEFTVDAYPDLVFKGSVSEVRNAPITVQNVVTYDVVVKVDNAELKLKPGMTANLSIVVSSKSDVLRVPNAALRFRLPDDRKRSSGQKPQQPQHKEKGRGVWVLDSGTPKRVAVTTGISDGMYTEVQPGALREGQGVIVESLEKQKGGRAPSGPRMF, from the coding sequence ATGATGAAAAAGAGTATCATGGCAGGGGTTGTTGTTGCAGTCCTCGCATCCGTCGCGTTTGCGCTGCTGGGGGGCAGGGAAAACGGCGTGAAGTTCAGGACCGAGGAGGTCACCAGGGGAGTGCTCTCGGCCTCGGTCACTGCAACGGGCACGGTGAACGCGGTGACGACGGTCCTCGTCGGCACCCAGGTCTCGGGCACCGTCAAGAGCCTTTATGTCGATTTCAACTCCCCGGTCAGGCAGGGGCAGATGATCGCGCAGATCGACCCCGCTACCTTCGAGGCCCAGGTGGCGCAGGCCCGGGCGAATCTCCTCTCGGCGAGGGCAAACCTGGATAAGGCCGAGGCTGCGCGTGCGGACGCGAAGAGGACCGCGGAGCGCAACAAGGAGCTCTTCGCCAGGAACTTCATCGCCCGCAGCGAGGTGGATACGGCGGAGACGAACTACGAGACCGCGCGGGCGCAGGTGAGCGCGGCAAAGGCGCAGGTGGCCCAGGCAGAGGCGGCCCTGAGAATGGCCGAGATCAATCTCCGGTACACGCGGATCCTCTCCCCTGTCGACGGGACCGTCGTCTCGAGGAGCGTCGATGTAGGGCAGACCGTGGCAGCGAGCTTCCAGACGCCCACGCTTTTCACCATAGCGAAAGACCTCACGAAGATGCAGATCAACAGCAATGTCGCCGAGGCCGATATCGGTCGGGTTGCCGTGGGGCAGCCGGTCGAGTTTACGGTGGACGCCTATCCCGACCTCGTCTTCAAGGGCAGCGTATCCGAGGTGAGAAATGCCCCTATCACCGTCCAGAATGTGGTGACCTACGATGTGGTGGTCAAGGTGGACAATGCCGAGCTCAAGCTCAAGCCCGGCATGACGGCGAACCTTTCCATTGTCGTCTCGAGCAAGAGCGATGTGCTCAGGGTCCCGAACGCGGCGCTCCGCTTCCGGCTGCCTGACGACCGCAAAAGGTCCTCCGGCCAGAAGCCGCAGCAGCCGCAGCACAAGGAGAAGGGCAGGGGAGTGTGGGTGCTCGACAGCGGTACGCCGAAGCGGGTTGCGGTAACCACGGGCATAAGCGACGGCATGTACACCGAAGTCCAGCCGGGAGCGCTGCGGGAAGGGCAGGGCGTGATCGTCGAATCCCTCGAGAAGCAGAAGGGCGGCCGCGCTCCGTCAGGCCCCCGGATGTTTTAA
- a CDS encoding TetR/AcrR family transcriptional regulator, translating into MQHTDEAVPTRDKILETALKLFSREGYLGATTREIAREAGIAEVTLFRHFSSKEELFEEVITAYSFLPALKGILPEVRDMAYDKALTVIARRFLETLDQRKDLIRIMHAEMQRYPEKIQTVYHTFVDEVFKALASYFSEMQKKGALRKFDPETAARAYLGMLFSFFNVNEILMRKKYRSIDVHATIRGFVDIFMRGTVK; encoded by the coding sequence ATGCAGCATACGGATGAAGCGGTCCCGACGAGGGACAAGATACTCGAAACAGCACTGAAGCTGTTTTCCCGTGAAGGGTATCTGGGCGCGACGACACGGGAGATCGCCCGGGAAGCGGGCATCGCCGAGGTGACGCTCTTCCGCCACTTCTCCTCGAAGGAAGAGCTCTTCGAAGAGGTCATCACTGCCTATTCATTCCTGCCGGCCCTCAAGGGGATACTCCCCGAAGTGCGGGACATGGCGTACGACAAGGCGCTGACGGTGATCGCGCGCCGTTTCCTCGAGACCCTCGACCAGCGGAAAGACCTCATCAGGATCATGCATGCCGAGATGCAGCGATATCCCGAGAAGATCCAGACGGTGTACCACACCTTCGTCGACGAGGTCTTCAAGGCCCTCGCCTCCTATTTCAGCGAGATGCAGAAGAAGGGGGCCCTGCGCAAATTCGATCCCGAGACCGCCGCGCGCGCCTACCTGGGCATGCTGTTCTCCTTTTTCAATGTGAACGAAATCCTGATGCGCAAGAAATACCGCAGCATCGATGTGCATGCCACGATCAGGGGTTTCGTCGATATCTTCATGAGAGGCACCGTGAAATGA
- the hybA gene encoding hydrogenase 2 operon protein HybA, whose protein sequence is MKRRDFLKGVACGGLLLAADVPSALAQPFARQQKAMPPEAVGILYDATLCIGCKACVAACKEHNSMPPDFSTTDQLWDNAIDLSGKTLNIIKLYTHGAGAAKDREDGFSFVKRQCMHCIDPSCVSACPVSALTKDPKSGIVSYNKGACLGCRYCQVACPYNIPKFEWDAPFPQIRKCQLCSHRIKEGGYAACCEFCPTGASLFGTTKDLLEEARYRLTLKPGEEYGFPVGRIGSRETSHRTVEAVYQPRIYGEKEGGGTQVLMLAGVPFDKLGMPKLSETSDAARSEGLQHMIYRGMIAPIALLGGLLYAVHRSTKNNDDR, encoded by the coding sequence ATGAAGAGAAGAGATTTCCTGAAAGGAGTTGCCTGCGGCGGGCTGCTGTTGGCTGCGGATGTCCCTTCCGCCCTTGCGCAGCCTTTTGCGCGGCAGCAGAAAGCCATGCCCCCGGAAGCGGTCGGTATTCTCTATGATGCAACGCTCTGCATCGGCTGCAAGGCCTGTGTTGCGGCATGCAAGGAGCACAACAGCATGCCCCCCGATTTTTCGACGACCGACCAGCTCTGGGACAACGCCATCGACCTTTCGGGCAAAACCCTCAACATCATAAAGCTGTATACCCACGGCGCCGGCGCTGCGAAGGACAGGGAGGACGGCTTCTCGTTCGTCAAGCGCCAGTGCATGCACTGCATCGACCCGTCCTGCGTCTCTGCCTGTCCGGTCTCCGCGTTGACGAAAGACCCCAAAAGCGGGATCGTCAGCTACAACAAGGGCGCCTGCCTGGGGTGTCGTTACTGCCAGGTCGCGTGCCCTTACAATATCCCGAAGTTCGAGTGGGACGCCCCCTTTCCGCAGATCAGGAAATGCCAGCTCTGCTCTCATCGCATCAAAGAGGGCGGCTACGCGGCCTGCTGCGAATTCTGCCCCACCGGCGCGTCGCTCTTCGGCACGACAAAGGACCTGCTGGAAGAGGCCAGGTACCGACTGACCCTGAAACCCGGTGAGGAATACGGGTTCCCTGTTGGACGCATCGGCTCGAGGGAAACGTCGCACCGCACGGTAGAGGCGGTATACCAGCCGCGTATCTATGGAGAGAAGGAAGGCGGCGGCACCCAGGTGCTCATGCTCGCCGGTGTGCCCTTTGACAAGCTCGGCATGCCGAAGCTCTCCGAAACATCCGACGCCGCCCGGTCCGAAGGGCTCCAGCATATGATCTACCGGGGCATGATCGCTCCTATCGCCTTGTTGGGCGGTCTTCTTTATGCAGTACACAGGAGCACCAAAAATAACGATGATCGGTAA